A genomic window from Triticum urartu cultivar G1812 chromosome 7, Tu2.1, whole genome shotgun sequence includes:
- the LOC125522780 gene encoding protein LE25-like, with protein MATIKAKVQDAASSAKAGIDKAKATAGEKVKKATTTDPEKKREAEEKKEDRMHKVNSDERDEKGDHAAERSGRRTIVTGT; from the exons ATGGCGACCATCAAAGCCAAGGTCCAGGACGCCGCCTCCTCCGCCAAGGCCGGCATCGATAAGGCGAAGGCCACCGCCGGCGAGAAG GTAAAGAAGGCCACGACGACGGACCCGGAGAAGAAGCGCGAGGCGGAGGAGAAAAAGGAGGACCGCATGCACAAGGTTAACTCCGACGAGCGCGATGAGAAGGGGGACCACGCCGCCGAGAGGTCCGGGAGGCGCACCATCGTCACTGGCACCTAG